The sequence below is a genomic window from Paenibacillus sp. DCT19.
GGTCTAATCTGAAGGATACAACGAACGGTGGGTTCTACGGTTGGGTCGGTAATGATCTTCAAGTGGATCGCCAGGCACCAAAGGGCGGGATTGCTACAGCACGGCAGCTCTGGTCGTTTGCAGCAGCCTACCGCGTAACCGGGCAAGACATCTGGCGTGAGCACGCCGAACATGCTTATCGTTTTCTCGCAGACCATGTGATCGATCCGGAGTATGGCGGGATGTACTGGATGGTTGATGCTGTAGGAAATCCACTGGATACGAGTAAACATGTCTATACGCAATCGTTTGGTGTATACGCATTAAGTGAGTACTACCGGGCCACCGGAGATGATTCAGCACTGGAACTTGCGAAAACGCTTTTTGCTCTGATTGAGACGAAGGGATTGCACTCGGATATACCTGCCTACAAGGAACAATTCGATCGATTCTGGAACGAACAACCGAATGAAATGTTAAGCGAAAACGGGGTCATTGCGGATTATACGATGAATACACATATCCATGTGTTAGAAGCCTATACCACCCTCTACAGGGTGTGGCCGGATGCACAGGTGAAGGCGGCATTGGAGCGCCTGCTCGCTATTCTGTATGAACGTGTATATGACCAGAACACGAAGTTTCTCGGGGTATTTTTCAACAAAAAGTGGGAATCCATCATTGACCTACGCTCGTTCGGACACGACATCGAAGCAAGCTGGCTGATTGACGATGCCCTGAATGTGCTGGGACTTGAACAACATCCCGCGTATGCCGCGATGGTTACAGATATCGCTTACAATATCTCCAACATCGCTGTGCAAGCGGATGGATCACTGATGAATGAACAAGAGGGCGAGCATGTCGATGAAACGCGAATCTGGTGGGTTCAAGCCGAAGCCATGGTTGGATTCTATAACGCATATCAACGCACGGGTGATCCACAGTTTCTAGAAAGAGTCGAACGGCTGTGGGCCTACACCAAAGAACACATTGTTGACCATCGCACAGGTGGGGAATGGCACTGGTCGGTTGATGGAAACGGTACACCCGATCAGCACGAGGTTGCCGGGCCTTGGAAATGCCCGTATCACAACAGCCGATTTTGCATTGAACTAATTGAGAGGATGGGATAAGCATGATACACCCGAAATACAATGAGCTATTGGAGAAACAGGAGCAGCTTCTGTCACGTTCTAATGAGATCGATTCTTCCTTCTACAACGGCGTATATGATCGGTACCTGTACCCCGTAATCACCCGCCATCATGTGCCTTTGCACTGGAGATTTGATCTGAATGAAACGACCAATCCACATTTCATGGAGCGACTGGGCATCAATGCAACACTGAATCCGGGAGCCATCTACTTCAATGGCAAATACGTTATGGTGATTCGGACAGAAGGGCTTGATCGCAAATCAATTTTCGCTCTCGCTGAAAGTGATAACGGGATTGATGGGTTTCGGTTTACAGGTAAGCCGTTAGTCTGGGAAGATATCGATAAGGATGAGACCAATCAGTACGATATGCGACTCGTTCAGCATGAGGATGGATGGATTTACGGTATCTATTGTTCAGAACGCAAAGACCCAGATGCCCCTGAATTTGACACTTCCAGTGCAGTCGCTCAAGCTGGGCTTGTACGTACCCATGATCTGGTCAGCTGGGAACGCCTGCCTAACATTACAACGAACTCCCCTCAGCAGCGAAATGTTGTGCTCCATCCCGAATTCGTTGGGGGCAAATACGCCTTTTACACGCGTCCACAGGACGGATTTATCTCAACAGGAAGTGGTGGCGGCATCGCCTTTGGTCTGTGTGATGACATCCTGAATCCCGTTATCGATGAAGAGACCATCATTGATGAGCGTAAGTACCATACCGTATATGAAGTCAAAAACGGACAGGGCCCTGCCCCAA
It includes:
- a CDS encoding AGE family epimerase/isomerase, yielding MIQLQSEITEHWEKKILPFWSNLKDTTNGGFYGWVGNDLQVDRQAPKGGIATARQLWSFAAAYRVTGQDIWREHAEHAYRFLADHVIDPEYGGMYWMVDAVGNPLDTSKHVYTQSFGVYALSEYYRATGDDSALELAKTLFALIETKGLHSDIPAYKEQFDRFWNEQPNEMLSENGVIADYTMNTHIHVLEAYTTLYRVWPDAQVKAALERLLAILYERVYDQNTKFLGVFFNKKWESIIDLRSFGHDIEASWLIDDALNVLGLEQHPAYAAMVTDIAYNISNIAVQADGSLMNEQEGEHVDETRIWWVQAEAMVGFYNAYQRTGDPQFLERVERLWAYTKEHIVDHRTGGEWHWSVDGNGTPDQHEVAGPWKCPYHNSRFCIELIERMG
- a CDS encoding glycosidase; this encodes MIHPKYNELLEKQEQLLSRSNEIDSSFYNGVYDRYLYPVITRHHVPLHWRFDLNETTNPHFMERLGINATLNPGAIYFNGKYVMVIRTEGLDRKSIFALAESDNGIDGFRFTGKPLVWEDIDKDETNQYDMRLVQHEDGWIYGIYCSERKDPDAPEFDTSSAVAQAGLVRTHDLVSWERLPNITTNSPQQRNVVLHPEFVGGKYAFYTRPQDGFISTGSGGGIAFGLCDDILNPVIDEETIIDERKYHTVYEVKNGQGPAPIKTDRGWIHIAHGVRNTAAGLRYVLYTFATDLADPAKIIAKPGGHFIAPYDDERVGDVSNVIFCNGAVVNEKNEVFIYYASSDTRCHVATTTLEQLVDYTFNTPADPYRSLDCAIQRANLIEQNEKLLQVVQK